The genomic segment TACTGCGAATCGGACATCGGCTTCGGCCAGATCGACCACATCCATCCGGTGACGAAATGCCCCGACGAGATCGTGTTGTGGGAGAACCTCGCTTTGGTTTGCCCGGAGTGTAACACCCACAAGAGCGACTACCACGCGCCCACCGAACCGCTCATCAACCCGTTCGTCCACGAGCCGTCCGCCCATCTCCTGTTTCTCGGCTCGATGGTAGTTGCCGTACTCGGTGATGCGATGGGATTGCGCACACTCAAACAGATGAACTTGAACCGCTGGGATTTGATTCAAAAGCGGACCAAGCGCCTGGAACGGCTCGTGCCGCTGATCGAGCAGTGGCGGGCACACCCGGACGGAGCGACGAAGACCATTCTCCGAAACGCCATCCGGGACGAAGCCTCCGATGCAATGGACTATGCCGCCACCGTTCGGGCGTATCTCAAGGGCGTTTTGGGATGGGATCACCCGCCGGACGCTTCTGCGCCCGATACGGCGGTGGCGACGTCCGGATGAATGAGCGGG from the Frigoriglobus tundricola genome contains:
- a CDS encoding HNH endonuclease, producing the protein MIRLHKGPPPDILVNKAAEWTKEYKDALAAKTMTDTIRYRYRHADIKLALRRDSHNKCIYCESDIGFGQIDHIHPVTKCPDEIVLWENLALVCPECNTHKSDYHAPTEPLINPFVHEPSAHLLFLGSMVVAVLGDAMGLRTLKQMNLNRWDLIQKRTKRLERLVPLIEQWRAHPDGATKTILRNAIRDEASDAMDYAATVRAYLKGVLGWDHPPDASAPDTAVATSG